In Bradyrhizobium sp. 195, the sequence GTCCGGCATTTTTCAGATCGGCATCGCGATCGATTGCGAGATGAAGCCGATCACCACTTCTCGCCGTAGGGGCGGAGTTCGTAGTTGAACGACCATGCCGAGCGAGGCTGATGGCAAATGTGCCAAATCTCATCGGCAATCGTTGTCGGTTGAGCGAAAAACTCTTCCGGCTTGTCGTGGAACATCTTGCGAGCCCATGGCACGTTGATGACTGCGTCGATCATCAGAAAGGCGACATGGACGCCCTTCGGGCCCAGATGCCGCGCCATCGATTCGGCAAGGATGCGTTCTGCCGCCTTCGACGGCGCAAAGCCGGCGTAGCTCTCGACTCCGCGATAGGCTGAGGTATTGCCGGTCGCGATGATGGCACCGCTTTGCGCCTTGATCATCGCAGGAGCGACCGCTCTGGCAAGGTAAAGCAGTCCCATGGTGTTGACTTTGAAGTTCGTCTCAAGA encodes:
- a CDS encoding SDR family NAD(P)-dependent oxidoreductase, translating into MTKPVCVITGVGPGTGSALARRFSRGDYHVALIARSEKRIPKLQAELPDASAHICDVTQEDQVSETIAKITRDHGAPAIAIHNAVGGTFGNFLEVDPAALETNFKVNTMGLLYLARAVAPAMIKAQSGAIIATGNTSAYRGVESYAGFAPSKAAERILAESMARHLGPKGVHVAFLMIDAVINVPWARKMFHDKPEEFFAQPTTIADEIWHICHQPRSAWSFNYELRPYGEKW